Proteins encoded by one window of Bauldia sp.:
- the nudC gene encoding NAD(+) diphosphatase encodes MPGFFDGMPETEPSALVGFARNRIERRSEHRTADAVPLALRDGSARVYLWRGDKVLTRGDDPLFSAGEADGLGAERGEMVLLGWSGAGPRLAATLPETAAIDEGRIALVDLRTLASAAAVSPEHLGALAQGRSLINWHARHRFCSNCGAATAIANGGYRRDCPQCKAQHFPRTDPVVIMLAVRGEMALLGRQPQFAPGMYSALAGFLEPGETIEDAVRREILEESGIAIGRVSYHASQPWPFPMSLMIGCHAEALTDAIRRDEAELEDCRWFSRSEAKQMLDGTHPAGFKAPSPVAIAHRLVAAWVDGA; translated from the coding sequence ATGCCCGGTTTCTTCGACGGCATGCCGGAGACGGAACCGAGTGCGCTGGTCGGCTTCGCGCGCAACCGGATCGAGCGGCGGAGCGAGCACCGGACGGCGGATGCCGTGCCGCTGGCGCTCCGCGACGGGTCGGCGCGGGTTTATCTCTGGCGCGGCGACAAGGTGCTCACGCGCGGCGACGATCCGCTTTTCTCCGCCGGCGAGGCGGATGGGCTGGGGGCCGAGCGCGGCGAGATGGTGCTGCTCGGGTGGAGCGGCGCGGGCCCGAGGCTGGCGGCGACGCTGCCGGAAACGGCGGCTATCGACGAGGGGCGGATCGCGCTCGTCGATCTCCGGACGCTGGCCTCTGCCGCCGCGGTTTCGCCGGAGCATCTCGGCGCCCTGGCGCAGGGGCGAAGCCTGATCAACTGGCACGCGCGCCATCGCTTCTGCTCCAACTGCGGTGCCGCGACCGCTATCGCCAATGGTGGGTATCGCCGCGACTGTCCGCAATGCAAGGCGCAGCATTTTCCGCGCACCGATCCGGTGGTGATCATGCTCGCCGTTCGCGGTGAGATGGCGCTGCTCGGGCGGCAGCCGCAGTTCGCGCCCGGCATGTACTCGGCGCTGGCCGGATTCCTGGAGCCGGGCGAGACGATCGAGGATGCGGTCAGGCGCGAGATACTGGAGGAATCCGGCATCGCCATCGGGCGCGTCAGCTACCACGCCAGCCAGCCGTGGCCGTTTCCGATGTCGCTGATGATCGGGTGCCATGCCGAGGCCCTGACCGACGCGATCCGCCGCGACGAGGCGGAACTGGAAGACTGCCGCTGGTTCTCGCGCAGCGAAGCGAAGCAGATGCTCGACGGAACGCACCCGGCCGGCTTCAAGGCGCCCTCGCCTGTCGCGATCGCGCACCGGCTGGTGGCGGCGTGGGTCGATGGCGCCTAG